CACCGCCTCGGGCAGAAAGCTCATCTGCTGCCGCGCCACGTCCAGATTGTCCATCAGTTCACCATCCGACGAAGGGTAGTTCGACCCCCAGGCCAGACGTTCGGCGCCGAAGGTTTCCACCAGCTTGGTGAACAGCGATGTCGGATCGGCACTGCCCTTGACGGCCAGATCGGTCGTGCGCGGGGTGATCTTCATGTAGATGTTGTCGAAGGCCGACATCGCCCACAGCGACACAGCGCTGTTGTAAGGCGGGCCGTCCTCGACCACCGGGCGCGACAGGTGGTCGAGGATGATGTTCACCTTGGGGAACCGTTTGGCCAGACCGGCGATCTGCGCCAGACCGACAGGTCCGGTCTGAATGCAGATCGACAACCCCTCTTGCCCCGCCAGATCCCAGGCCGGAAAGCTGGCCGGATCGTCCAGATCGCTGGTGTCGAACGCCTTGGTCGAACCGCCGGTGAACAGCCGCAGCCCGGTCAGGCCACGCTTCATCCACGCCTTGATCTGCTGTGTGGCATCCGGTGCCTTGAGGTCGACCGACCCCACCGCCGTCAGCCGGTCGGGATGTTGCAGAACCGAGTCGCAGACATAGGAATTGTCATAGCCGTAGCAGGTCGAACTGTGGACGATCGCCGCCTTGCCGACGCCCGCCGCGTTCATCGCGTCCAGCAGTCCCTGCACCTCCAACGGGCGCTCCTTGGACCAGTCCGACTGTTTGCCGAACAGCGGCGACGGCGGGTATTTTGTCTGATCGCCCGAGATGATGTGCGGGTGAATGTCTATGTATTTTGTCACCATGTCAGCGACCCCCTTTTATTGCTGTTTGTCCGGATCGAAAAAGATTTCGTCGATCTCCATCAGGCGTGGCGTCATGCCCTGTTTGAAGGCAGCAGCCCTGAGCGCGTTGACTGTCGGCAGGTTGGCCTCCAGACCGTAGGGCAGCGGGTCGCCGACGAATTTGGCGAGCTTGCGATACTTCTCGTCGTCCTTGGTGTCGCCGATGCCCTTTTCCCAGTCTGCCATCCAGTC
Above is a genomic segment from Puniceibacterium sp. IMCC21224 containing:
- a CDS encoding amidohydrolase translates to MVTKYIDIHPHIISGDQTKYPPSPLFGKQSDWSKERPLEVQGLLDAMNAAGVGKAAIVHSSTCYGYDNSYVCDSVLQHPDRLTAVGSVDLKAPDATQQIKAWMKRGLTGLRLFTGGSTKAFDTSDLDDPASFPAWDLAGQEGLSICIQTGPVGLAQIAGLAKRFPKVNIILDHLSRPVVEDGPPYNSAVSLWAMSAFDNIYMKITPRTTDLAVKGSADPTSLFTKLVETFGAERLAWGSNYPSSDGELMDNLDVARQQMSFLPEAVQRQIFAGTAQKLYPCLADAKVAAE